A stretch of Miscanthus floridulus cultivar M001 chromosome 13, ASM1932011v1, whole genome shotgun sequence DNA encodes these proteins:
- the LOC136500987 gene encoding ETHYLENE INSENSITIVE 3-like 3 protein: protein MTDHLAIIASELGDATDFEVDGIDNLSENDVSDEEIDAEELARRMWKDKVKLKRIRERQQKLALQRLELEKSKTKKISDQALRKKMTRAQDGILKYMLKLMEVCNARGFVYGIIPEKGKPVSGASDNIRAWWKEKVKFDKNGPAAIVKYEVEHSMLSNPKSSGAMNQHSLMDLQDGTLGSLLSALMQHCSPQQRSYPLDKGVPPPWWPSGNEPWWPALGLPKGEVPPYRKPHDLKKVWKVGVLTGVIKHMAPNFDKIRNRVRKSKCLQDKMTAKESLIWLGVLQREEKSIHSFGSALLPIAQHSTSEDRTEGIYSSSDEYDVDRLEQPPRSTSSKDDEGDAQPVLQIRGEQTSTRVPKRKRQDKPSKQLAISKEETTKPKSQQERRPSARPPVSEVEVEVTQRNDNQPEVVCKAADNMDFIDPIDVLGMTNQPTSPNHAPTIGALQQHGDCQGNFLSPGAVINNYNSNQAASAAQSSTYLGDHPLACEGSDIANSWSGHSFRQDIGLGPIGFNPSPVVHQGLAMQQPLPLPMDHQAPIMGTGALVANGSYSLPTAGSGNSGTIVGETHQQLMDDPFFGDAGDSTFGGIPFSLVPFSSPMLNFDDLVDDEDLMPYLGT from the coding sequence ATGACGGACCATCTTGCTATTATTGCGTCCGAGTTAGGGGACGCAACAGATTTCGAGGTTGATGGCATCGACAACCTCAGTGAGAATGATGTCAGTGACGAGGAGATTGATGCTGAAGAGCTTGCCCGGCGAATGTGGAAAGACAAGGTCAAGCTGAAGAGGATCAGGGAGAGGCAGCAGAAGCTCGCTTTGCAGCGGTTGGAGCTGGAGAAGTCCAAGACAAAGAAGATTTCAGATCAAGCTCTCCGGAAGAAGATGACGAGGGCTCAGGATGGGATTCTGAAGTACATGCTCAAGCTGATGGAGGTGTGCAATGCACGGGGGTTCGTGTATGGGATTATTCCTGAGAAAGGGAAGCCTGTTAGTGGTGCATCGGATAACATTAGGGCCTGGTGGAAGGAGAAGGTGAAGTTTGATAAGAATGGGCCAGCAGCGATTGTAAAATACGAGGTTGAGCACTCGATGCTGAGTAATCCTAAGAGCAGTGGAGCCATGAACCAGCATAGCCTGATGGACCTCCAAGATGGCACTCTGGGTTCATTACTTTCAGCGTTGATGCAACACTGCAGCCCACAGCAGCGAAGCTATCCGTTGGATAAGGGTGTCCCGCCCCCTTGGTGGCCATCAGGGAATGAGCCATGGTGGCCTGCGTTGGGCCTTCCAAAGGGAGAAGTGCCTCCGTACAGGAAACCACATGATCTGAAGAAGGTTTGGAAAGTTGGTGTTCTGACGGGTGTGATCAAGCACATGGCCCCAAACTTCGATAAGATCAGAAATCGTGTAAGGAAATCAAAGTGTCTGCAGGACAAAATGACTGCAAAAGAGAGCCTCATTTGGCTTGGTGTTTTACAACGCGAGGAGAAGTCTATTCACAGTTTTGGCAGTGCTTTACTACCGATTGCCCAGCATAGTACTTCAGAGGACAGAACTGAGGGCATATATAGCAGCAGTGACGAGTATGATGTCGACCGCCTGGAGCAACCTCCTCGTTCTACATCATCCAaagatgatgagggagatgctcAGCCTGTTTTGCAGATTAGAGGAGAGCAGACCTCAACTAGAGTGCCTAAGAGAAAGCGTCAAGATAAACCCTCCAAACAACTAGCTATTAGCAAGGAAGAAACGACTAAACCTAAATCTCAACAGGAGAGAAGGCCCTCAGCCCGTCCTCCAGTTTCTGAGGTTGAGGTTGAAGTGACACAAAGAAATGACAATCAGCCAGAAGTAGTGTGCAAAGCAGCTGATAATATGGACTTTATTGACCCAATTGATGTGTTGGGCATGACTAACCAGCCAACGAGCCCTAACCATGCCCCTACAATTGGAGCTTTGCAGCAGCACGGAGATTGTCAAGGGAATTTTCTATCTCCTGGTGCTGTGATCAACAACTACAACAGCAACCAGGCTGCAAGTGCTGCTCAATCAAGCACTTATCTGGGCGACCATCCCCTGGCTTGTGAAGGCAGTGATATTGCCAATTCATGGTCTGGACACTCCTTTCGGCAGGATATTGGTCTTGGGCCTATTGGTTTTAATCCTTCACCGGTTGTTCATCAGGGTTTGGCAATGCAGCAGCCACTACCACTGCCTATGGATCACCAAGCGCCTATCATGGGGACAGGAGCTCTAGTCGCGAATGGTTCTTACAGTCTCCCGACGGCAGGCAGTGGGAATTCTGGGACAATCGTTGGTGAGACCCACCAGCAGCTCATGGACGATCCTTTTTTTGGCGATGCCGGAGACAGCACTTTTGGTGGAATTCCTTTCAGCCTCGTTCCTTTCAGTAGTCCGATGCTCAACTTTGATGACTTGGTGGACGACGAGGACTTGATGCCGTACCTGGGCACATGA